One Buchnera aphidicola (Panaphis juglandis) DNA segment encodes these proteins:
- a CDS encoding anthranilate synthase component 1: MNTLNILYNVHTIKFNVPYYIHPLQTFYNICGKKKSTLLLESSEISNKNQLKSMIIIDTAIRITAYKRTVVFDALSKNGKNILDKIQIIIPKIVNVNYVNNKMKLVFPSYDSNLDEDSKLLSLSIFDCFRFIIRLFRLNYKELYELFFGGLFSYDLVSNFEHLPKVDNVQNCPDFCFYLSEVLMIIDHLKKKSIIQGSVFFDDEIEKCRITKRLLNLKKQLNNCCIKIPNTRIDGVPMKVNFNDMQYQKIVKDLQMCIKKGEIFQVVPSRRFFLSCPYPLKAYDLLKFNNPSPYMFFMQDINFTLFGASPESSLKYNPINRTIEIYPIAGTRSRGFDKNGNIDLDLDSKIELEMRTNQKELSEHLMLVDLARNDLSRICIPGTRFVSQLTHVDRYSHVMHLVSKVVGILKNNLDALHAYSSCMNMGTLTGAPKVRAMELIYQTEKITRGSYGGSIGYFTGSGVLDTCIIIRSAYVENDIAIVQAGAGVVLDSIPIEEVYESRKKAQVVLDSIIQSNYKKRIDCDS, from the coding sequence ATGAACACATTAAATATCCTGTATAACGTTCACACAATAAAATTCAATGTTCCATATTATATTCATCCATTACAAACTTTTTATAACATTTGTGGTAAAAAAAAATCAACGTTGTTACTAGAATCATCTGAAATTAGCAATAAAAATCAATTAAAAAGTATGATTATTATTGATACCGCAATTCGTATTACAGCTTATAAAAGAACTGTGGTTTTTGATGCACTTTCAAAAAATGGTAAGAATATATTAGATAAAATTCAAATTATAATTCCAAAAATAGTAAATGTGAATTATGTAAATAATAAAATGAAATTAGTTTTTCCTTCCTATGATTCAAATTTAGATGAGGATTCTAAATTGTTATCTTTGTCTATTTTTGATTGTTTTCGTTTTATTATTCGTTTATTTCGTTTAAATTATAAAGAGTTATATGAATTATTTTTTGGTGGTTTGTTTTCTTATGATCTTGTTAGTAATTTTGAACATTTACCAAAAGTAGATAATGTACAAAATTGTCCAGATTTTTGTTTTTATTTATCAGAAGTATTGATGATTATAGATCATTTAAAAAAGAAAAGTATTATACAAGGTAGCGTATTTTTTGATGATGAAATTGAAAAATGTCGCATTACAAAACGATTGTTAAATTTAAAAAAACAATTAAATAATTGTTGTATTAAAATACCAAATACGAGAATTGATGGCGTTCCAATGAAGGTGAATTTTAATGATATGCAGTATCAAAAAATTGTAAAAGATTTACAAATGTGTATCAAAAAAGGTGAAATATTTCAGGTAGTCCCATCTAGAAGATTTTTTTTGTCTTGCCCGTATCCCTTAAAAGCATATGATTTATTAAAATTTAATAATCCAAGTCCATATATGTTTTTTATGCAAGACATTAATTTTACATTATTTGGAGCATCTCCTGAGAGTTCTTTGAAATATAATCCAATTAATCGTACCATTGAAATTTATCCTATTGCTGGTACAAGGTCTCGTGGTTTTGATAAAAATGGTAATATTGATTTAGATCTTGATAGTAAGATAGAATTAGAAATGCGTACTAATCAAAAAGAATTATCAGAACATCTGATGTTGGTTGATTTAGCAAGAAATGATTTATCTAGGATTTGTATCCCAGGAACAAGATTTGTATCTCAATTAACTCATGTAGATCGATATTCACATGTGATGCATTTAGTATCTAAAGTTGTTGGAATTTTGAAAAATAATTTAGATGCTTTACATGCGTATTCTTCTTGTATGAATATGGGTACTTTAACTGGTGCTCCAAAAGTTAGAGCTATGGAATTAATTTATCAAACTGAAAAAATTACCCGTGGTAGTTATGGTGGATCTATAGGTTATTTTACTGGTTCAGGAGTTTTAGACACGTGTATCATAATACGATCAGCTTATGTAGAGAATGATATTGCTATTGTTCAAGCTGGAGCTGGTGTAGTATTAGATTCTATTCCGATTGAAGAAGTATACGAAAGTCGTAAAAAAGCTCAAGTGGTATTGGATTCTATTATTCAATCAAATTATAAAAAAAGGATAGATTGTGATTCATAA
- the miaA gene encoding tRNA (adenosine(37)-N6)-dimethylallyltransferase MiaA — MGPTASGKSSIAMQLRSYLPIELISVDSALIYTGMDIGTSKPNASELKKHPHKLIDIRDPSDFYSVLDFRNDALKAIEEIFNMNKIPCLVGGTMFYYHVLLNGISYLPKSNIILRNKLLCYKNLYDNNFLHQLLSYLDVQTSYKIHVNDTQRLLRALEICLITGKKMNQLKNKKFFNFPYSVVQIVIIKNQFCLMRNIERRIYSMLNNGLELEVRRLFERGDLNLNLPSMRCIGYRQMWLYFLNKLSYNEMIQKIITATWQLSKRQMTWLKRWNNLNFIYDMDIESCIDIILKIISKNKY, encoded by the coding sequence ATGGGTCCGACTGCATCTGGGAAATCAAGTATAGCTATGCAATTAAGGAGTTATTTACCTATTGAATTAATTAGTGTAGATTCAGCTTTAATTTATACTGGCATGGATATTGGAACATCAAAACCAAATGCATCCGAATTAAAAAAACATCCTCATAAATTGATTGATATACGTGATCCATCAGATTTTTATTCGGTTTTAGATTTTAGAAATGATGCATTAAAAGCAATTGAAGAAATTTTTAATATGAATAAAATTCCATGTTTAGTTGGCGGAACCATGTTTTATTATCATGTTTTGCTAAATGGTATATCATATTTACCCAAATCAAATATTATATTACGTAATAAATTATTATGTTATAAGAACTTATATGATAATAATTTTTTACATCAGTTACTATCGTATTTAGACGTTCAAACATCATATAAGATTCATGTTAATGACACACAAAGACTTCTTCGAGCATTAGAAATATGCTTAATTACAGGAAAAAAAATGAATCAATTAAAAAATAAAAAATTTTTTAATTTTCCATATTCTGTAGTACAAATTGTAATTATAAAAAATCAATTCTGTTTGATGCGTAATATTGAACGTCGTATTTATTCTATGTTAAATAATGGTTTAGAATTGGAGGTTCGTCGTTTATTTGAAAGAGGTGATTTAAACCTTAATTTACCTTCAATGCGTTGTATTGGTTATCGTCAAATGTGGTTATATTTTTTAAATAAATTGAGTTATAATGAAATGATTCAAAAAATTATTACAGCAACATGGCAGTTATCGAAAAGACAAATGACATGGTTAAAACGTTGGAATAATCTTAATTTTATATATGATATGGATATTGAATCCTGTATTGATATTATATTAAAAATTATAAGTAAAAATAAATATTAA